From a single Micromonospora pallida genomic region:
- a CDS encoding dienelactone hydrolase family protein, with translation MLVPADPVGVVLFAHGSGSSRHSPRNVAVAHTLNDRALGTVLVDLLTPDEEQVDELTAELRFDIDMLAGRLVGIVDWLAADATLGRLPIGLFGASTGAAGALVAAAQRPDQVRAVVSRGGRPDLAGAALSRVRAPSLLLVGGRDEEVIALNESAMSSLDGVGELRVVPGATHLFEEPGTLERVADEAAGWFTTHLP, from the coding sequence CTGCTGGTGCCCGCCGACCCGGTCGGCGTGGTGCTGTTCGCGCACGGCAGCGGCTCGTCCCGGCACAGCCCACGCAACGTGGCGGTGGCGCACACGCTCAACGACCGGGCGCTCGGCACCGTCCTGGTGGACCTGCTGACCCCGGACGAGGAGCAGGTGGACGAGCTGACCGCCGAACTCCGCTTCGACATCGACATGCTCGCCGGCCGACTGGTCGGCATCGTGGACTGGCTGGCCGCCGATGCCACGCTGGGGCGGCTGCCGATCGGCCTGTTCGGGGCGAGCACCGGCGCGGCCGGGGCGCTGGTCGCGGCGGCGCAACGGCCGGACCAGGTCCGGGCGGTGGTCTCCCGGGGCGGTCGCCCCGACCTGGCCGGTGCCGCCCTGTCCCGGGTACGCGCACCGAGCCTGCTCCTGGTCGGCGGCCGGGACGAGGAGGTGATCGCGCTGAACGAGTCCGCCATGTCCTCCCTCGACGGGGTCGGCGAACTGCGGGTGGTGCCCGGCGCGACGCACCTCTTCGAGGAGCCGGGCACCCTGGAACGGGTCGCCGACGAGGCCGCCGGCTGGTTCACCACCCACCTGCCCTGA
- a CDS encoding beta-phosphoglucomutase family hydrolase, protein MLLGLPDHVTACLFDLDGVLTQTARVHNAAWTETFDAFLRARATATGEPYRPFDPGDDYNRYVDGRPRADGVRTFLASRGIVLPEGTPDDPPGAETVYGIGNRKNVVLLERLRTNGVDVYPGSVAYLEAVAAAGLRRAVVSASANCREVVAAAGLEHLLEVRVDGLVARAEGLRGKPHPDTFLAGARQLGVVPAQAVVFEDALAGVAAGRAGGFGYVIGVDRAGQADELRAQGADVVVRDLGELLDEEAGG, encoded by the coding sequence GTGCTACTGGGGCTACCCGATCATGTGACCGCCTGTCTCTTCGATCTGGACGGCGTGCTGACGCAGACCGCCCGGGTGCACAACGCCGCGTGGACCGAGACCTTCGACGCGTTCCTGCGGGCCCGGGCCACGGCCACCGGCGAGCCGTACCGCCCGTTCGACCCGGGGGACGACTACAACCGCTACGTGGACGGCCGCCCCCGGGCCGACGGGGTCCGCACCTTCCTCGCCTCCCGGGGGATCGTCCTGCCCGAGGGGACGCCGGACGACCCGCCCGGGGCGGAGACCGTGTACGGGATCGGCAACCGCAAGAATGTCGTCCTGCTGGAGCGGCTGCGCACCAACGGCGTCGACGTCTACCCCGGCTCGGTGGCGTATCTGGAGGCGGTGGCCGCCGCCGGGTTGCGCCGGGCGGTCGTCTCGGCCAGCGCCAACTGCCGCGAGGTGGTCGCCGCCGCCGGCCTGGAACACCTGCTCGAAGTCCGGGTGGACGGGCTGGTCGCCCGCGCCGAGGGACTGCGCGGCAAGCCGCACCCGGACACCTTCCTGGCCGGGGCGCGGCAGCTCGGCGTCGTACCGGCCCAGGCGGTGGTCTTCGAGGACGCGCTGGCCGGGGTGGCCGCCGGCCGGGCGGGCGGCTTCGGCTACGTCATCGGCGTCGACCGGGCCGGGCAGGCCGACGAACTGCGCGCCCAGGGCGCCGACGTCGTGGTCCGTGACCTCGGTGAACTGCTCGACGAGGAGGCCGGCGGGTGA
- a CDS encoding DUF4442 domain-containing protein translates to MSIDSRQVAAGLLAAVPFVRTLDLEVVEVAPEADGGIRAVLRLPDTPATHNHVGGPHAGAMFTLGESASGAVVLAAFGHLLDRATPLAVKAEIGYRRLAMGPVTATARLGRPLDEVIAELDAGRRPEFPVPIEIATADGTTTGTMTVIWTLRPN, encoded by the coding sequence ATGTCGATTGACTCGCGTCAGGTGGCTGCCGGTCTGCTGGCGGCGGTGCCGTTCGTCCGTACCCTCGATCTGGAGGTCGTCGAGGTCGCGCCCGAGGCCGACGGCGGGATCCGGGCCGTGCTGCGGCTGCCCGACACCCCGGCGACCCACAACCACGTGGGCGGCCCGCACGCCGGGGCGATGTTCACCCTCGGCGAGAGCGCCTCCGGCGCGGTGGTGCTCGCCGCCTTCGGTCACCTGCTCGACCGGGCGACGCCGCTGGCCGTCAAGGCCGAGATCGGCTACCGCCGGCTGGCGATGGGGCCGGTCACCGCGACCGCCCGGCTCGGTCGCCCGCTCGACGAGGTGATCGCCGAGTTGGACGCCGGCCGCCGGCCGGAGTTCCCGGTGCCGATCGAGATCGCCACCGCCGACGGCACCACCACCGGCACGATGACGGTGATCTGGACCCTGCGTCCCAACTGA
- a CDS encoding ABC transporter ATP-binding protein, with protein sequence MATVALKDVSKVFPNGTLAVDNVNLDVNDGEFMVLLGPSGCGKSTVLRMVAGLEDPTSGAVMIDGEYANDLTPRDRGIAMVFQDFALYPHMTVENNIGFPLKLAGMESTPREERVANVAGALGIGDVLGRRPSQLSGGQRQRVAMGRAIVRRPRLFLMDEPLSNLDSGLRAELRAEISGLTRELGVTTLYVTHDQAEALTMADRVAIMRKGVLQDVGTPTQVYGRPATLYVAAFLGSPKMNLLEASVYVHLDRYVALNLGEQSLYLPWDDIRSRTVAHYHGERIVVGMRAEALTPVAPDAPGDVLQGRIRFLEHHGHESLAFLDVGATAVVVDEMGGPVGDTGTGSRGLRRGLGHVVQRLTGRSGEALPEEPVRRDNRTSVLGEPGRHHRRPAELSVRLAPYPGVTAGQPLAVSVRMDAVHFFDERGDRIDVGWR encoded by the coding sequence GTGGCCACCGTCGCGTTGAAGGATGTCTCCAAAGTGTTCCCGAACGGAACGCTCGCGGTGGACAATGTCAACCTCGATGTGAACGACGGCGAGTTCATGGTGCTGCTCGGGCCGTCGGGCTGCGGAAAGTCGACGGTCCTGCGCATGGTCGCCGGTCTGGAGGACCCGACCAGCGGCGCGGTGATGATCGACGGTGAGTACGCCAACGACCTGACACCGCGTGACCGGGGGATCGCGATGGTCTTCCAGGACTTCGCGCTCTATCCGCACATGACCGTCGAGAACAACATCGGCTTCCCGCTCAAGCTGGCCGGCATGGAGTCCACTCCCCGCGAGGAGCGGGTGGCGAACGTGGCCGGCGCGTTGGGCATCGGGGACGTGCTGGGCCGTCGGCCGAGCCAGCTCTCCGGCGGGCAGCGGCAGCGGGTGGCGATGGGCCGGGCGATCGTCCGTCGCCCCCGGCTGTTCCTGATGGACGAGCCGCTCTCCAACCTCGACAGCGGCCTGCGCGCCGAGCTGCGGGCGGAGATCTCCGGGCTGACCCGGGAACTGGGCGTGACCACCCTCTACGTCACCCACGACCAGGCCGAGGCGCTGACCATGGCCGACCGGGTCGCCATCATGCGCAAGGGGGTGCTCCAGGACGTCGGCACCCCGACCCAGGTGTACGGCCGTCCGGCCACGCTCTACGTCGCCGCCTTCCTCGGCAGCCCCAAGATGAACCTGCTGGAGGCGTCGGTCTACGTCCACCTCGACCGGTACGTCGCGCTGAACCTCGGCGAGCAGTCGCTCTACCTGCCCTGGGACGACATCCGCAGCCGGACGGTGGCGCACTACCACGGTGAGCGGATCGTGGTCGGGATGCGCGCCGAGGCGCTGACCCCGGTCGCGCCGGACGCGCCGGGCGACGTCCTCCAGGGCCGGATCCGGTTCCTCGAGCACCACGGGCACGAGTCGCTGGCCTTCCTCGACGTCGGCGCGACGGCGGTGGTGGTGGACGAAATGGGCGGCCCGGTCGGTGACACGGGTACCGGGTCGCGCGGTCTGCGCCGGGGGTTGGGGCACGTGGTGCAGCGGCTCACCGGCCGGTCGGGCGAGGCGCTGCCGGAGGAGCCGGTCCGCCGCGACAACCGGACGAGCGTGCTCGGCGAACCGGGCCGGCACCACCGGCGTCCGGCGGAGCTGTCCGTCCGGCTGGCCCCGTACCCGGGGGTCACCGCCGGTCAGCCGCTGGCGGTCTCGGTACGGATGGACGCCGTGCACTTCTTCGACGAACGCGGCGACCGGATCGACGTGGGCTGGCGCTGA
- a CDS encoding bifunctional glycosyltransferase/CDP-glycerol:glycerophosphate glycerophosphotransferase, giving the protein MALISFVVPVHRVQGYLRECLDSLLGQAFDDVEVIAVDDCSPDASPEILTGYAGRDRRVRLVRLTGNVGLGPARNVGLDRATGEYVWFVDGDDWLAPDCLPVIAERLRTTRPDVLLVDHVRVHWDDTTTRSALRDVHPEPVGAETFRLRDRPETVGLLHTAWNKLVRREFLVGLGLRFEPGWYEDVSFSYPVLLAAERIGLLDRVCVNYRQRRAGAITRTPGDRHLDVFAQWERVFRFLADHPAAIGADELHPVLFERMVWHYLTVLGNGERIAPHLRAAFFDRIVADHARWRPPDGHRVPDGVEGLKHRLVAAGRWRTFSALRGVHQAGVAARRTVRAARRRGTPALWGAARLTWDAVLRAEYHAELRRPVDPTLAVYAAYWYRGYACNPAAIHAAARRLAPHVRGVWVVRRDRVDALPPGVEYVVAGTRAYFRTLARARWLVNNVNFPDYVRKRPGTVHVQTHHGTPVKVMGLDQRRYPLGASGLDFDALLRRIDRWDYSISSNSFSTQMWERAYPAAYTTLEVGYPRNDRLVTATADEIAELRAGLGVRPGERVVLYAPTHREHLPGYRPPFDPHRLLDALGPAGRLLVRSHYFHDRESGEVTPGWPSADPRVTDVSGYHPVEDLYLAADVLVTDYSSAMFDYAVLDRPIVVYAPDLAAYRLARGVYLDVTEESPGAVATTFAGLVDAFRSGAVDSAAATARRQRFRARFCVWDDGHAAERVVRRVFLDEPVGDGPGDVG; this is encoded by the coding sequence ATGGCGCTGATCAGCTTCGTCGTCCCGGTCCACCGGGTCCAGGGCTACCTGCGGGAGTGTCTGGACTCCCTGCTCGGGCAGGCGTTCGACGACGTCGAGGTGATCGCCGTCGACGACTGTTCGCCGGACGCCAGCCCGGAGATCCTCACCGGCTACGCCGGTCGGGACCGCCGGGTCCGGCTGGTCCGGCTGACCGGGAACGTGGGGCTCGGTCCGGCCCGCAACGTGGGACTGGACCGGGCCACCGGCGAGTACGTCTGGTTCGTCGACGGTGACGACTGGCTCGCCCCCGACTGCCTGCCGGTGATCGCCGAGCGGCTCCGCACCACCCGGCCGGACGTGCTCCTGGTCGACCACGTCCGGGTGCACTGGGACGACACCACCACCCGCAGCGCGCTGCGCGACGTCCACCCGGAACCGGTCGGGGCGGAGACGTTCCGCCTGCGGGACCGGCCCGAGACGGTCGGACTGCTGCACACCGCCTGGAACAAGCTGGTCCGGCGGGAGTTCCTGGTCGGGCTCGGACTGCGCTTCGAACCCGGCTGGTACGAGGACGTCTCGTTCAGCTACCCGGTGCTGCTGGCCGCCGAGCGGATCGGCCTGCTCGACCGGGTGTGCGTCAACTACCGGCAGCGGCGGGCCGGCGCGATCACCCGTACCCCGGGGGACCGGCACCTCGACGTCTTCGCCCAGTGGGAGCGGGTGTTCCGGTTCCTGGCCGACCACCCGGCCGCGATCGGGGCGGACGAACTGCACCCGGTGCTGTTCGAGCGGATGGTCTGGCACTATCTGACGGTGCTCGGCAACGGGGAGCGGATCGCCCCGCACCTGCGGGCGGCGTTCTTCGACCGGATCGTCGCCGACCACGCCCGGTGGCGGCCACCGGACGGTCACCGGGTGCCGGACGGCGTCGAGGGGCTGAAGCACCGCCTGGTGGCGGCCGGCCGATGGCGCACCTTCAGCGCGCTGCGCGGCGTCCACCAGGCCGGGGTGGCGGCCCGCCGGACCGTCCGGGCGGCCCGGCGGCGGGGCACCCCGGCGCTGTGGGGCGCGGCGCGACTGACCTGGGACGCCGTGCTGCGGGCCGAGTACCACGCCGAGCTGCGCCGACCGGTCGATCCGACGCTCGCCGTCTACGCCGCGTACTGGTATCGGGGGTACGCCTGCAACCCGGCCGCGATCCACGCCGCCGCCCGCCGGTTGGCGCCGCACGTGCGGGGGGTGTGGGTCGTCCGGCGGGACCGGGTGGACGCGCTGCCGCCCGGCGTCGAGTACGTGGTGGCCGGCACCCGCGCCTACTTCCGTACCCTGGCCCGGGCCCGCTGGCTGGTCAACAACGTCAACTTCCCCGACTACGTACGCAAACGCCCCGGCACGGTGCACGTGCAGACGCACCACGGCACCCCGGTCAAGGTGATGGGGCTGGACCAGCGGCGGTACCCGCTCGGCGCGTCCGGGCTGGACTTCGACGCGCTGCTGCGCCGAATCGACCGGTGGGACTACAGCATCTCCTCTAACAGCTTCTCCACCCAGATGTGGGAGCGGGCGTACCCGGCCGCGTACACCACGCTGGAGGTGGGCTACCCGCGCAACGACCGACTGGTCACCGCCACCGCCGACGAGATCGCCGAGCTCCGGGCGGGGCTGGGTGTCCGGCCCGGGGAGCGGGTGGTCCTGTACGCGCCGACCCACCGTGAGCACCTGCCCGGGTACCGTCCCCCGTTCGACCCGCACCGGCTGCTGGACGCGCTCGGACCGGCCGGGCGACTACTGGTGCGCAGCCACTACTTCCACGACCGGGAGTCGGGCGAGGTCACGCCCGGCTGGCCGTCCGCCGACCCCCGGGTGACCGACGTCAGCGGGTACCACCCGGTGGAGGACCTCTACCTCGCCGCCGACGTGCTGGTCACCGACTACTCGTCGGCGATGTTCGACTACGCCGTCCTGGACCGGCCGATCGTGGTGTACGCACCGGACCTGGCGGCGTACCGGTTGGCGCGGGGGGTCTACCTCGACGTGACGGAGGAGTCGCCGGGGGCGGTGGCGACCACCTTCGCCGGACTGGTCGACGCGTTCCGCTCCGGGGCGGTCGACTCGGCCGCCGCCACCGCGCGCCGGCAGCGGTTCCGGGCCCGGTTCTGTGTCTGGGACGACGGGCACGCGGCCGAACGGGTGGTCCGCCGGGTCTTCCTCGACGAGCCGGTCGGCGACGGGCCCGGGGACGTCGGCTGA
- a CDS encoding DUF5941 domain-containing protein, giving the protein MTLAIVLAAGDPATNLSDDTVRHLVDQWRAAGATEVRVAADLPELAALAERATGSVLVSGTDLVAHTAVLKHLATSPVPGTVALVLADPPAARHAVVHEERGQVVSAGSAGELPDATGSFGGALRVVPADLPALAAAARTAAATPTPADAAATPAGTTGGPGTPVTEPTGSVGAAALVGTDLDRLFAAFTATGALTFAHRVRLLVAHRAVDPAGLAAARAELAGVNEDAAELRLAVKERDDFFTTYFVSTWSPYVTKVCARLRLTPTGVTMISVLFAVVAAVLFGVGGRPALVAGGVLLYLGFVLDCVDGQLARYTRNFSPWGGWLDTMADRAKEYVAYAGLGFGMTHAGLGNGWALALAAMTLQTVRHHTDAWYGVLHDEAARRPKAASSGGGLGDKLNAASNRVQADTGSLSYWLKRTVVFPIGERWALIALTAALFDTRVALIAVLVWGVLAFAYTGALRTLRARFMRVPVLGTVDAGLHRDDGPLLRRLGGRIPAQLPLAMLAALAATGLLGVALVGGETARWAAPVALLVLLAAGLGARGRAEGALDWLVPAALRAAEYVFAIAVGVAGDVPLPLVFGYVFVLTLLHYDLVARLEKRQPAPPLHDATLGWEGRSVLLTVALIAGFAWVGMATLSAYLFVVFVMSVVAAWVTVPARVARTAPAR; this is encoded by the coding sequence GTGACGCTGGCGATCGTGCTCGCCGCCGGGGACCCGGCGACGAACCTCTCCGACGACACCGTCCGCCACCTGGTCGACCAGTGGCGGGCCGCCGGGGCGACCGAGGTCCGGGTCGCCGCCGACCTGCCCGAACTGGCCGCGCTGGCCGAGCGCGCGACCGGGTCGGTGCTGGTCTCCGGAACGGACCTGGTGGCCCACACCGCCGTGCTCAAGCACCTCGCCACCAGCCCGGTCCCGGGTACGGTCGCGCTGGTGCTGGCCGACCCGCCGGCCGCTCGGCACGCGGTGGTCCACGAGGAACGCGGCCAGGTGGTGAGCGCCGGCTCCGCCGGGGAGCTGCCCGACGCGACCGGTAGCTTCGGCGGGGCGCTGCGCGTCGTCCCGGCCGACCTGCCCGCGCTGGCCGCCGCCGCCCGGACGGCCGCCGCCACGCCCACCCCGGCCGATGCCGCCGCCACGCCCGCCGGTACGACCGGTGGGCCGGGCACTCCGGTAACCGAGCCGACCGGTTCCGTGGGCGCGGCCGCGCTGGTCGGAACCGACCTGGACCGGCTCTTCGCCGCGTTCACGGCCACCGGGGCGTTGACCTTCGCCCACCGGGTACGGCTGCTCGTCGCGCACCGGGCCGTCGACCCGGCCGGGCTGGCCGCCGCCCGCGCCGAACTGGCCGGGGTGAACGAGGACGCGGCCGAACTGCGGCTGGCGGTGAAGGAACGGGACGACTTCTTCACCACGTACTTCGTCAGCACCTGGTCGCCGTACGTGACGAAGGTCTGCGCCCGGCTCCGGCTGACACCGACCGGGGTCACCATGATCTCGGTGCTCTTCGCCGTGGTGGCAGCGGTGCTGTTCGGCGTCGGCGGACGGCCGGCGCTGGTGGCCGGCGGAGTCCTGCTCTACCTGGGGTTCGTGCTGGACTGCGTGGACGGGCAGCTCGCCCGGTACACCCGCAACTTCAGCCCGTGGGGCGGCTGGCTTGACACCATGGCCGACCGGGCCAAGGAGTACGTCGCCTACGCCGGTCTCGGCTTCGGGATGACGCACGCCGGACTGGGCAACGGCTGGGCTCTGGCGCTCGCCGCGATGACCCTCCAGACCGTCCGGCACCACACCGACGCCTGGTACGGGGTGCTGCACGACGAGGCGGCCCGCCGCCCGAAGGCCGCCAGCTCCGGCGGGGGTCTCGGCGACAAGCTGAACGCCGCGTCGAACCGGGTGCAGGCCGACACCGGCTCCCTGTCGTACTGGCTGAAGCGGACCGTGGTCTTCCCGATCGGGGAGCGCTGGGCGCTGATCGCGCTCACCGCCGCGCTGTTCGACACCCGGGTCGCCCTGATCGCCGTCCTGGTCTGGGGCGTGCTGGCGTTCGCGTACACGGGGGCGCTGCGCACCCTGCGGGCCCGGTTCATGCGGGTGCCGGTGCTCGGCACGGTCGACGCCGGCCTGCACCGGGACGACGGCCCGCTGCTGCGCCGCCTCGGCGGCCGGATCCCGGCGCAACTCCCGCTCGCGATGCTCGCCGCGTTGGCCGCGACGGGCCTGCTCGGGGTGGCGCTGGTCGGCGGGGAGACCGCCCGCTGGGCCGCCCCGGTGGCGCTGCTGGTGCTGCTTGCCGCCGGTCTCGGTGCGCGGGGCCGGGCCGAGGGCGCGTTGGACTGGCTGGTGCCGGCCGCGTTGCGGGCCGCCGAGTACGTCTTCGCGATCGCCGTCGGGGTGGCCGGTGACGTGCCGCTGCCGCTGGTCTTCGGGTACGTCTTCGTGCTCACCCTGCTGCACTACGACCTGGTGGCGCGGTTGGAGAAGCGACAGCCGGCCCCGCCGCTGCACGACGCGACGCTGGGCTGGGAGGGGCGTTCGGTGCTGCTGACCGTGGCGCTGATCGCCGGATTCGCGTGGGTCGGCATGGCTACACTCAGTGCGTACCTTTTCGTGGTTTTCGTGATGAGTGTGGTCGCCGCCTGGGTGACCGTCCCGGCCCGCGTGGCGCGTACCGCCCCGGCGCGGTGA
- a CDS encoding ABC transporter ATP-binding protein, translating into MIEADGLGIRFVRNRRRQLRLRELVFHRRDRNPAAGRFWPLRDVSFTVAPGDRVGVLGRNGCGKSTLLRLIAGVLIPDEGRVRVRGAVAPLLELSAGFVGDLTGRENLHLVGGLHGLSPVYLRRHFDDIISFAGEQVERAVDTPVRHYSSGMKIRLGFAIISRLPHPVLLMDEVTAVGDAEFRAKCYATIDRLLAEGRTLVLVSHNEKDLTRFCRRGLYLDGGRLTVDGSLDEALAEYHRSVAR; encoded by the coding sequence ATGATCGAGGCGGACGGGCTGGGTATCCGGTTCGTCCGCAACCGGCGGCGGCAGCTCCGCCTCCGTGAACTGGTCTTCCACCGGCGTGACCGGAACCCGGCCGCCGGCCGGTTCTGGCCGCTGCGGGACGTGTCGTTCACCGTCGCGCCCGGGGACCGGGTCGGGGTGCTGGGGCGCAACGGCTGCGGCAAGAGCACCCTGCTGCGGCTGATCGCCGGGGTGCTGATCCCCGACGAGGGACGGGTCCGGGTCCGTGGCGCGGTCGCTCCGCTGCTGGAACTGAGCGCCGGGTTCGTGGGCGATCTGACCGGGCGGGAGAACCTACACCTCGTCGGTGGACTGCACGGACTCTCACCGGTTTACCTCCGGCGACACTTCGATGACATTATTTCCTTCGCTGGCGAGCAGGTCGAGCGGGCGGTCGACACCCCGGTACGGCACTACTCCTCCGGGATGAAGATCCGGCTCGGCTTCGCGATCATCAGCCGGCTACCGCACCCCGTGCTGCTGATGGACGAGGTGACGGCGGTCGGGGACGCGGAGTTCCGCGCGAAGTGCTACGCCACGATCGACCGACTGCTCGCGGAGGGGCGCACCTTGGTGCTGGTGTCACACAACGAGAAGGACCTGACCCGGTTCTGCCGTCGGGGTCTCTACCTCGACGGTGGCCGGTTGACCGTCGACGGGTCGCTGGACGAGGCGCTCGCCGAGTACCACCGGTCGGTCGCGCGGTGA
- a CDS encoding ABC transporter permease, with protein MATGVAALWSHRNALRILVHRDLAVKYQRSVLGYLWSLIEPLGLGAVYYFVFGVLYAQDTGRHLGEAAGSYPLYLIAGIFAWQWASSAFSEATGALTGQARLITVLNVPREIFPVGRVAGRFAEYVAGLPILVGVAAVYALRGRIDPGVSLLALPLALLVQATLLVGVALLLSAVNVLMRDVERVMRLVIRLLFYATPIIYPLSLVRDSSAPGWLKALYELNPLVGIMQLHHAAWYPDEFPDARLLVTSIVGSLLVLVAGWLAFHRLEPAVLKEL; from the coding sequence GTGGCGACCGGTGTCGCGGCCCTGTGGTCGCACCGCAACGCCCTGCGCATCCTGGTCCACCGCGACCTGGCGGTGAAGTACCAGCGATCGGTGCTCGGCTACCTCTGGTCGCTGATCGAACCGCTCGGGCTGGGCGCGGTCTACTACTTCGTCTTCGGTGTCCTGTACGCCCAGGACACCGGCCGTCACCTGGGCGAGGCGGCCGGCTCGTACCCGCTGTACCTGATCGCCGGCATTTTTGCCTGGCAGTGGGCCAGCTCGGCGTTCAGCGAGGCGACCGGCGCGCTGACCGGGCAGGCCCGGTTGATCACCGTGCTGAACGTGCCCCGGGAGATCTTCCCGGTCGGCCGGGTCGCCGGCCGGTTCGCCGAGTACGTCGCCGGCCTGCCGATCCTGGTCGGCGTCGCAGCGGTCTACGCCCTGCGCGGCCGGATCGACCCGGGCGTCTCCCTGCTCGCCCTCCCGCTCGCCCTGCTGGTGCAGGCGACCCTGCTGGTCGGCGTGGCGTTGCTGCTCTCCGCGGTGAACGTGCTGATGCGCGACGTGGAACGGGTGATGCGCCTGGTGATCCGGCTGCTCTTCTACGCCACGCCGATCATCTACCCGCTGAGCCTGGTCCGGGACTCCTCGGCCCCTGGCTGGTTGAAGGCGCTCTACGAGCTGAATCCGCTGGTCGGCATCATGCAACTGCACCACGCGGCCTGGTACCCGGACGAGTTCCCGGACGCCCGGCTGCTGGTCACCTCGATCGTCGGCAGCCTGCTCGTGCTCGTCGCCGGCTGGCTGGCGTTCCACCGGCTCGAACCGGCCGTACTCAAGGAGCTGTGA
- a CDS encoding L-serine ammonia-lyase, with product MISVFDLFSVGIGPSSSHTVGPMRAARTFVGGLKADGLLADTARVRAELFGSLGATGHGHGSDRAVLLGLAGELPETVDTDGVGPRVDQVRADRRLSLFDVHEIDFDPDRDLVLHRRRSLPYHPNGMTFSAYDADGRELRTRTYYSVGGGFVVDEAAAGADRIRTDTTRVRYPFSTGAELLDVTTATGLSISEVMLANELSWRSEAEVRTGLLEIWRVMRECVAQGCARDGVLPGGLKVRRRAAELRRGLEADAGSADPLRVMDWVTLFALAVNEENAAGGRVVTAPTNGAAGIIPAVLHYYARFVPGANDEGVVRFLLAAGAIGVLFKENASISGAEVGCQGEVGSACSMAAAGLAEALGGTPAQVENAAEIGMEHNLGLTCDPVGGLVQIPCIERNAVASIKAITAVRLALRGDGVHVVSLDKVIKTMRETGADMKVKYKETARGGLAVNVIEC from the coding sequence ATGATCAGCGTCTTCGATCTCTTCAGTGTCGGCATCGGGCCGTCCAGCTCACACACGGTGGGTCCGATGCGCGCCGCGCGGACTTTCGTGGGTGGGCTCAAGGCTGACGGGCTGCTCGCCGACACCGCGCGGGTGCGGGCCGAACTGTTCGGGTCGCTCGGCGCGACCGGACACGGCCACGGCAGCGACCGCGCGGTGCTGCTCGGCCTGGCCGGCGAGTTGCCGGAGACGGTCGACACCGACGGCGTCGGTCCCCGGGTCGACCAGGTCCGTGCCGACCGGCGGCTGAGCCTGTTCGACGTACACGAGATCGACTTCGACCCCGACCGGGACCTGGTGCTGCACCGGCGGCGGTCGCTGCCGTACCACCCGAACGGGATGACTTTCAGCGCGTACGACGCGGACGGCCGTGAGCTGCGTACCCGTACGTACTATTCGGTCGGCGGCGGGTTCGTGGTCGACGAGGCGGCGGCTGGCGCGGACCGGATCCGGACGGACACCACCCGGGTCCGGTACCCGTTCTCCACCGGCGCGGAGCTGCTGGACGTCACCACGGCCACCGGGCTGTCGATCAGCGAGGTGATGCTCGCCAACGAGCTGTCCTGGCGCAGCGAGGCGGAGGTCCGTACCGGCCTGCTGGAGATCTGGCGGGTGATGCGGGAGTGCGTCGCGCAGGGCTGCGCCCGCGACGGCGTACTCCCGGGTGGGTTGAAGGTCCGGCGGCGCGCGGCCGAGCTGCGCCGGGGCCTGGAGGCGGACGCCGGCAGCGCCGACCCGCTGCGGGTGATGGACTGGGTGACCCTGTTCGCCCTGGCGGTGAACGAGGAGAACGCGGCCGGTGGGCGGGTGGTGACCGCGCCCACCAACGGGGCGGCCGGGATCATCCCGGCGGTGCTGCACTACTACGCCCGCTTCGTGCCCGGCGCGAACGACGAGGGTGTGGTCCGGTTCCTTCTGGCGGCCGGCGCGATCGGGGTGCTGTTCAAGGAGAACGCCTCGATCTCCGGGGCCGAGGTCGGCTGCCAGGGCGAGGTCGGGTCGGCGTGCTCGATGGCGGCGGCCGGGCTGGCCGAGGCGCTGGGTGGCACCCCGGCGCAGGTGGAGAACGCCGCCGAGATCGGCATGGAACACAACCTCGGTCTGACCTGTGACCCGGTCGGGGGTCTGGTGCAGATCCCCTGCATCGAGCGGAACGCGGTGGCTAGCATCAAGGCGATCACGGCGGTCCGGCTGGCGTTGCGGGGCGACGGGGTGCACGTGGTCTCCCTGGACAAGGTGATCAAGACGATGCGGGAGACCGGCGCCGACATGAAGGTCAAGTACAAGGAGACGGCACGCGGGGGTCTCGCGGTCAACGTGATCGAGTGCTGA
- a CDS encoding PspC domain-containing protein, with the protein MSRKLVRPRQGRMLAGVCAGLGQRFGMSAGMVRLLFVLSVLLPGTQVIVYLVLWLLMPNEDRYAVQY; encoded by the coding sequence ATGAGTCGCAAACTGGTCCGGCCCCGACAGGGGCGCATGCTCGCCGGTGTCTGCGCTGGCCTGGGTCAGCGGTTCGGCATGTCCGCCGGAATGGTCCGACTGCTGTTCGTGCTGTCGGTGCTGCTGCCCGGCACCCAGGTGATCGTCTACCTGGTGCTCTGGCTCCTGATGCCCAACGAGGACCGGTACGCCGTCCAGTACTGA